From a region of the Pristis pectinata isolate sPriPec2 chromosome 2, sPriPec2.1.pri, whole genome shotgun sequence genome:
- the LOC127567372 gene encoding synaptotagmin-4-like has translation MAPIVEIGASLDGVPALIGIASAFALIVTMSMFAWICCQRKSSKANKTPPYKFVHMLKGVDIYPENLSNKKKFGADDKSDPKDKESSKNKLPKNSLHLDLESRDQNGNFTKTPGKVRSSPEIESVHPKTFSEGEKDSISSETSISDKSLAPSEEENSEPKLGSLMFSLKYNFDKKALLVNIIEAHGLPAMDEQSMTSDPYIKMSILPDKKHRVKTRVLRKTLDPAFDETFTFYGIPYSQVQDLSLHFLVLSFDRFSRDDVIGEVLVPMAGINLSEGKVQMNRDITRRNCRKSVGRGELLVSLCYQSTTNTLTVVVLKARHLPKNDVSGLSAADPYVKVNLYHDKKRISKKKTHVKKCTLNPVFNELFVFDIPCEGIENISVEFLVIDFDRMMKNEIIGRLVLGTSVEGTVGEHWREICEHPRRQIAKWHCLSDG, from the exons ATGGCTCCGATTGTGGAGATCGGGGCTAGCCTTG ATGGTGTCCCCGCTCTTATAGGGATAGCCAGTGCGTTTGCCCTGATAGTTACGATGTCCATGTTTGCATGGATCTGCTGTCAACGTAAGTCTTCAAAAGCGAATAAAACCCCTCCATATAAATTCGTTCACATGCTGAAGGGAGTCGACATTTACCCCGAGAATCTTAGCAACAAAAAGAAATTCGGAGCCGATGACAAATCGGATCCTAAAGACAAGGAgtcttcaaaaaacaaactgccaaagAACTCGCTCCACTTGGACCTGGAGAGCCGCGATCAGAATGGAAATTTCACCAAAACTCCCGGCAAAGTCCGGAGCTCCCCAGAAATCGAGAGCGTCCACCCCAAGACCTTCTCGGAAGGCGAGAAAGACAGTATATCATCCGAGACCTCCATCTCGGACAAGTCCTTAGCACCTTCTGAAGAGGAAAACAGTGAACCCAAGCTGGGATCCTTGATGTTCTCCTTAAAGTATAACTTCGACAAGAAGGCGTTGCTTGTGAACATTATCGAGGCTCACGGTCTGCCAGCCATGGACGAGCAGTCGATGACGTCTGATCCTTACATTAAAATGTCAATCTTGCCTGACAAAAAGCATCGAGTGAAAACTCGCGTCCTCAGGAAAACCCTGGACCCAGCTTTTGACGAAACGTTCACCTTTTACGGTATCCCCTACAGCCAAGTGCAGGACCTGTCTCTTCACTTCCTAGTGCTGAGTTTTGACCGGTTTTCGAGAGACGATGTCATTGGCGAGGTGCTGGTGCCAATGGCAGGAATCAATCTCTCGGAAGGCAAAGTGCAGATGAACAGGGACATCACCAGGAGAAACTGCCGG AAATCAGTGGGTCGTGGAGAATTATTAGTGTCCCTTTGCTATCAATCTACCACCAACACCCTGACTGTTGTTGTACTAAAAGCTCGCCATCTGCCGAAAAATGATGTGTCTGGATTATCAG cTGCTGACCCTTATGTGAAAGTCAACTTGTACCATGATAAGAAACGAATATCAAAGAAAAAGACCCATGTTAAGAAGTGCACTCTAAATCCAGTCTTTAATGAGCTCTTTGTCTTTGACATTCCATGTGAGGGGATTGAAAACATCAGCGTCGAGTTTCTGGTCATCGATTTTGATAGAATGATGAAGAATGAAATCATTGGGCGCCTAGTGCTGGGAACATCAGTAGAAGGGACTGTAGGAGAGCATTGGAGGGAGATCTGTGAGCACCCAAGGCGACAAATTGCCAAATGGCATTGCCTGAGTGATGGTTAG